One genomic region from Bufo bufo chromosome 3, aBufBuf1.1, whole genome shotgun sequence encodes:
- the ZAR1L gene encoding ZAR1-like protein — protein sequence MRPGQDKAEAAPAPHVRYKLMAAFMCAPYNAYHSYGGSFGPAPPGTVPQPPARNKQAAWKTGKGSEAADYLDNVQRAQLKAILSQVNPNLTPRLRKANTKEVGVQVNPRVDAGVQCSLGPRTLRRPPVSAAKSEPVRFTRPVAVYSPVVDGRVFSLPQGGRAIRKGPAVPDYKEAEEHLQESAEKRPEAEPEKEPDQNTAAFQFLEQKYGYFHCKDCKTRWESAYVWCISGSNKVYFKQLCRKCQKGFNPYRVEAIQCQSCSKTRCSCPQKKRHIDLKRPHRQELCGRCKNKKLSCDSTYSFKYIV from the exons ATGAGGCCCGGCCAGGATAAAGCTGAGGCCGCGCCGGCCCCGCACGTCAGATACAAACTAATGGCGGCCTTCATGTGCGCCCCCTATAACGCCTACCACAGCTATGGCGGGAGTTTCGGGCCGGCTCCTCCCGGGACCGTCCCGCAGCCCCCGGCCAGGAACAAGCAGGCGGCCTGGAAGACGGGCAAGGGCTCCGAGGCCGCCGACTACCTGGACAACGTCCAGCGGGCGCAGCTGAAAGCCATCCTGTCCCAGGTGAACCCCAACCTGACCCCGCGGCTCCGCAAGGCCAACACCAAGGAGGTCGGGGTGCAGGTGAACCCGCGGGTGGACGCCGGGGTGCAGTGCTCCCTGGGGCCCCGCACGTTACGCAGGCCTCCCGTCAGCGCCGCCAAGTCCGAGCCCGTGCGGTTCACTCGGCCGGTGGCCGTGTACTCCCCGGTGGTGGACGGCAGGGTGTTCTCTCTACCGCAGGGAGGTCGGGCTATCAGGAAGGGTCCGGCCGTCCCCGACTACAAGGAGGCGGAGGAGCATCTGCAGGAGAGCGCGGAGAAGAGGCCAGAGGCCGAGCCTGAGAAGGAGCCTGACCAGAACACGGCCGCCTTCCAG TTCCTGGAACAAAAGTACGGCTACTTCCACTGCAAAGACTGCAAAACCCGATGGGAGAGCGCCTACGTGTGGTGCATTTCTGGAAGCAACAAG GTCTATTTTAAACAACTTTGTCGCAAGTGCCAAAAAGGATTCAATCCGTACAGAGTGGAAGCAATTCAGTGCCAG AGCTGCTCCAAGACTCGCTGCTCCTGTCCACAGAAGAAAAGACATATAGACCTGAAGAGGCCCCACCGCCAGGAACTGTGTGGtcgctgcaaaaacaaaaagctCTCGTGTGACAGCACTTACAGCTTCAAGTATATCGTCTAG